A region of Lycium barbarum isolate Lr01 chromosome 1, ASM1917538v2, whole genome shotgun sequence DNA encodes the following proteins:
- the LOC132631536 gene encoding uncharacterized protein LOC132631536 isoform X1 yields MKNVMNRFFSKESQPTVQDLQIELISVKNEIKNIKTRLNKVEVDYITDQIISQTRKESLAEDIERNISEDEEVEDHNDTIETDNNETPGKVQMIKAQSWHIFVTLRVGNIVLEKLTLVDSGADKNCIMEGLIPTKHLDKSTAKLYSATGEKLKINYKLSKGHICNDGICFINEFVVTRDINESIILGTPFITQIKPYYADLDAIYTTILGKEIKFPYLTAISQEESDHLKNQMIFKINCLSNQVSSLKNEIKITKIEQTLKTPGIIGKINSFQKQLEREVCSDLPNAFWERKRHVVELPYIDGFNEQAIPTKARPIQMNHELMEVCKTEINDLLQKKIIRPSRSPWSCSAFYVNKNAEKKKDLQD; encoded by the coding sequence ATGAAAAATGTTATGAACAggtttttttcaaaagaaagtcaaCCTACAGTCCAAGATTTACAGATAGAATTAATTTCGGTGAAAAACGAAATTAAAAATATTAAGACAAGACTTAATAAAGTCGAAGTGGATTACATTACTGATCAGATCATATCTCAAACAAGAAAAGAATCTCTTGCAGAAGATATTGAAAGAAATATTTCAGAAGACGAAGAAGTCGAAGATCATAATGATACTATTGAAACAGATAATAATGAAACACCTGGCAAAGTACAGATGATTAAGGCTCAAAGTTGGCATATCTTTGTCACTTTAAGGGTAGGAAACATCGTACTTGAGAAATTAACATTAGTAGATTCCGGAGCAGATAAAAACTGCATCATGGAAGGATTAATACCTACTAAGCACTTAGATAAAAGTACTGCTAAATTATACTCAGCCACAggtgaaaaattaaaaattaattataagCTTTCAAAAGGCCACATCTGTAATGATGGAATTTGTTTTATAAATGAATTTGTAGTTACTAGGGATATTAATGAATCAATTATCCTAGGAACTCCTTTTATAACTCAAATCAAGCCTTATTATGCAGATCTAGATGCAATCTATACCACCATATTAGGCAAGGAAATTAAATTTCCTTATTTAACAGCCATTTCCCAAGAGGAAAGTGATCATCTAAAAAATCAAATGATTTTTAAGATTAATTGTTTGTCTAATCAAGTTTCATCgttaaaaaatgaaattaagaTTACGAAGATAGAACAAACTTTAAAAACCCCGGGAATAATCGGGAAAATCAACAGTTTTCAAAAACAACTTGAAAGAGAAGTTTGTTCTGATCTACCAAATGCTTTTTGGGAAAGAAAGCGGCATGTTGTAGAACTCCCATATATTGATGGATTTAATGAACAGGCCATTCCTACAAAAGCAAGGCCTATTCAAATGAAtcatgaattaatggaagtttgTAAAACTGAAATCAATGATCTTCTACAAAAGAAGATAATAAGACCTTCTAGATCCCCTTGGAGTTGTTCAGCGTTTTATGTAAATAAAAATgccgaaaaaaaaaaggatctccAAGATTAG
- the LOC132631536 gene encoding uncharacterized protein LOC132631536 isoform X2, which translates to MKAPESFAQAVNPNIPSAKEEAQQQPQEEFDIIRKTEIPVLALDKQYENWKVADLLKPCYTNFQYVDTDDPIQTRRYFEFILTDTGSLTIEHKLKDKNDSDSIEYSKFTISKVISPFQWNVDHLHIPMILSEEHRPQVYNYYNYEQAWYNFLYVRPNTHTWFVKYSEQFARSIIPRWFYDWWKRFGGNELTMPRSFKKHYEAFQIEQGISTLPEHIKLCKYYVNKRISYIISWSFDITEVHRIKHLSKTIKIKGWIPKDKKQKMKQASTSCRTGSTKSKADLKKKLLQALNRLDEADPLKIQELLDTISSSTSDNGDMLDPQGMAQAYLDNDLR; encoded by the coding sequence ATGAAGGCCCCAGAGTCCTTTGCACAAGCAGTTAATCCCAATATTCCTTCAGCAAAGGAAGAAGCACAACAACAACCTCAAGAAGAGTTTGACATCATCAGAAAGACCGAGATACCAGTCTTGGCACTTGATAAACAATATGAAAATTGGAAGGTAGCAGATTTACTAAAACCATGCTACACTAATTTTCAGTATGTTGATACAGATGATCCTATCCAAACCAGGAGATATTTTGAATTCATCCTGACAGACACAGGATCCCTAACTATTGaacataaattaaaagataaaaatgacTCAGACAGTATTGAATATTCGAAATTCACCATTAGTAAGGTTATTAGTCCTTTCCAATGGAACGTGGACCATCTCCACATTCCCATGATACTGTCAGAAGAACATAGACCCCAAGTCTATAATTATTACAATTATGAACAAGCATGGTACAACTTTTTGTATGTACGACCTAATACCCACACTTGGTTCGTAAAATATAGCGAACAGTTTGCCAGATCTATTATCCCTAGATGGTTTTATGATTGGTGGAAAAGGTTTGGAGGCAATGAGCTTACCATGCCCAGAAGCTTCAAAAAACATTATGAAGCCTTCCAGATTGAACAAGGGATTTCTACTTTACCAGAGCATATTAAATTATGCAAATACTATGTTAATAAAAGAATATCCTATATAATTAGTTGGTCCTTTGATATCACTGAGGTTCATAGGATTAAACATTTGAGCAAAACTATAAAAATCAAGGGATGGATCCCTAAAGATAAAAAGCAAAAAATGAAACAAGCTTCAACCAGTTGCAGAACAGGATCAACAAAATCCAAGGCAGATCTAAAGAAGAAGCTACTTCAAGCTTTAAACAGGTTAGACGAAGCAGATCCTCTAAAGATACAAGAATTATTGGATACAATTTCATCATCAACAAGCGACAACGGTGATATGTTGGACCCACAAGGAATGGCCCAAGCATATCTTGACAATGACTTAAGATAA